A single genomic interval of Bacillus smithii harbors:
- a CDS encoding glycosyltransferase family 4 protein, whose translation MKVLHVISGGETGGSRKHVITLLKQFAKNEVVLAVFQEGALSKEARENGIHVEVFQQTSRYDLSVLKKLARYIRQERFDLLHTHGPRANLFGLYLKKKTKICWVTTIHSDPSLDFMKAGVKGKIFTALHLYAVKKMDHYFAVSERFKKNLMAAGIRGDHITTIYNGIHFTEEKAVPVPRAELGADKDDILFVMVARLHPIKGHEIVLEALQKLGNSQVKVLFVGDGPIRSELEQAVERRGLSEQVRFLGFRKDVEEIYAASDAALLASYSESFPLALLEAANQHLPVITTDVGGVNELITNGKTGWIVPTGDADLYRQAMEEAIFRKQRGELAKMGDDLYQHASRHFSLTNLYEMIRNTYERLLS comes from the coding sequence ATGAAAGTACTCCATGTTATCAGCGGAGGAGAAACCGGGGGATCGCGCAAGCATGTGATTACCCTTCTAAAACAATTTGCAAAGAATGAAGTCGTCTTGGCCGTATTCCAAGAAGGAGCTTTGTCGAAAGAAGCCCGGGAAAACGGCATTCATGTCGAAGTGTTTCAGCAAACTTCCCGCTATGACCTTTCTGTTTTAAAAAAACTGGCCCGATATATTCGGCAAGAACGGTTTGATTTGCTACACACTCATGGCCCTCGCGCCAATCTATTCGGTCTTTATTTAAAGAAAAAAACCAAAATTTGCTGGGTGACGACGATTCATAGCGATCCATCCCTCGATTTTATGAAAGCAGGAGTGAAAGGAAAAATTTTCACGGCGCTGCATCTTTATGCCGTGAAAAAGATGGATCATTACTTTGCGGTGTCTGAGCGGTTTAAGAAAAATTTAATGGCCGCCGGCATTCGTGGAGATCACATTACCACTATTTACAATGGCATTCATTTTACAGAAGAAAAAGCAGTTCCGGTGCCCAGAGCCGAACTTGGGGCGGACAAGGATGACATCTTGTTTGTCATGGTGGCGCGTCTGCATCCGATTAAAGGTCATGAAATCGTATTGGAAGCTCTTCAAAAGTTGGGGAATTCACAGGTAAAAGTGCTCTTTGTCGGCGACGGTCCGATTCGAAGCGAGTTGGAACAAGCCGTCGAACGGCGCGGCCTTTCCGAACAAGTCCGCTTTCTCGGCTTTCGAAAAGATGTTGAAGAAATTTATGCGGCGTCGGATGCGGCTTTATTGGCTTCCTATAGCGAAAGTTTTCCGTTGGCGCTGCTGGAAGCGGCCAATCAACATTTGCCCGTCATCACCACCGATGTAGGGGGAGTAAATGAATTAATTACGAACGGAAAAACCGGTTGGATTGTGCCGACTGGTGATGCCGATCTTTACAGGCAAGCAATGGAGGAAGCGATTTTCCGCAAGCAAAGAGGGGAGTTGGCGAAGATGGGGGATGACCTTTACCAACATGCCTCTCGACATTTTTCCTTGACGAATTTGTATGAAATGATTCGAAATACATATGAACGTTTGCTGTCTTAA
- a CDS encoding WecB/TagA/CpsF family glycosyltransferase, with product MEKEQYLGVSVSSLTYEEIIADIKKRIAAGKKSTVIAVNPEKVMAANRDPLVKELINESTYQIPDGVGMIIASKLKGGKIRERVTGVDMMGRLLRFAAEEGHGVFLYGAKEEVVSKAKENLERQIPGLIISGYENGYVQDQSALIQKINDSKAVLLFVALGSPKQELWIREHMNELKHVKVFQGVGGSFDVYSGMVKRAPAFFRKAGLEWLYRLIKEPKRIKRQMALPKFVLKVLASR from the coding sequence ATGGAAAAGGAACAATATTTAGGCGTCTCCGTTTCATCATTGACTTATGAGGAAATCATTGCCGACATTAAAAAGCGGATTGCCGCTGGGAAAAAATCGACCGTCATTGCTGTCAATCCGGAAAAAGTGATGGCGGCGAACCGCGACCCGCTTGTAAAAGAATTAATCAATGAATCCACTTACCAAATACCCGACGGAGTTGGCATGATTATTGCTTCCAAGTTAAAAGGCGGAAAAATTCGCGAACGGGTGACAGGTGTCGATATGATGGGGCGGCTTCTTCGTTTTGCCGCAGAGGAAGGGCACGGTGTATTTTTGTACGGTGCCAAAGAGGAAGTCGTCTCAAAAGCAAAAGAAAATTTGGAACGGCAAATTCCCGGTCTGATCATTTCCGGCTATGAAAACGGCTATGTTCAAGACCAATCAGCTCTTATTCAAAAAATCAACGATTCCAAAGCTGTCCTTTTGTTCGTCGCTTTAGGAAGCCCGAAACAGGAATTGTGGATAAGAGAACATATGAATGAGCTGAAGCATGTGAAAGTGTTTCAAGGAGTGGGCGGAAGCTTTGATGTCTATTCCGGGATGGTCAAACGGGCCCCGGCCTTTTTCCGAAAAGCAGGCTTGGAATGGTTGTATCGGTTAATAAAAGAACCAAAGCGGATAAAGCGTCAAATGGCGTTGCCGAAATTTGTCCTGAAAGTATTGGCCAGTCGTTGA
- a CDS encoding nucleotide sugar dehydrogenase, which yields MQKICVMGLGYIGLPTSAVFAQAGFDVVGVDVNEKVVETLNSGGIHIEENGLEDVVKEVVKKGKLRASTQPEEADVFIISVPTPIHQDETADVSYVISATKMILPYLRKGNIVIVESTIPPRTMDDIVAPLIEQAGLDPRKDVYVAHCPERVLPGRILIELVENTRIVGGLTPEAAKKAADVYRKVVTKGEVIETEALTAEMSKLMENTFRDVNIALANELAKISNRLGVDAHKVIELANKHPRVNLHHPGPGVGGHCLAVDPYFIVEKAPEEANLIKLSRDINNSMPDFVVEQVEKLTAELAKPTIALCGLTYKGNIDDIRESPALEVVEKLMQNPRYEIRIHDPHVQPDQVPFTLLPFEEAIQDAHLVVILADHNEFKQLDPAVLKQRMKTPVVFDTKNCTNLKDAEGITLHRIGDLTKLKAIQE from the coding sequence ATGCAAAAAATATGCGTAATGGGATTAGGATACATCGGACTTCCTACTTCTGCAGTTTTTGCGCAGGCAGGCTTTGATGTCGTAGGTGTAGACGTAAACGAAAAAGTGGTGGAAACGTTAAATAGCGGCGGGATCCATATAGAAGAAAACGGGTTGGAAGATGTCGTCAAAGAAGTGGTGAAAAAAGGAAAATTGCGCGCATCTACACAACCGGAAGAAGCGGATGTGTTTATCATTTCCGTCCCGACTCCTATTCATCAAGATGAAACCGCGGATGTAAGTTATGTGATCAGTGCGACGAAGATGATCCTCCCTTATTTGCGCAAAGGCAATATCGTCATTGTGGAATCGACCATTCCGCCAAGAACGATGGATGATATTGTCGCTCCTTTGATCGAACAGGCAGGATTGGATCCAAGAAAAGACGTGTATGTTGCCCACTGTCCGGAACGGGTGCTTCCTGGCCGAATTTTAATCGAGTTGGTGGAAAATACTCGTATTGTCGGGGGGCTGACGCCGGAAGCAGCGAAAAAAGCGGCAGATGTATATCGGAAAGTCGTGACAAAAGGCGAAGTCATTGAAACCGAAGCGTTGACGGCGGAAATGTCGAAGCTGATGGAAAATACGTTCCGTGATGTCAATATCGCCCTTGCCAATGAGTTGGCCAAAATCTCCAACCGACTTGGAGTGGATGCTCATAAAGTAATTGAACTGGCCAATAAGCACCCACGTGTCAACTTGCATCATCCCGGTCCGGGCGTAGGCGGCCATTGCTTGGCAGTAGACCCTTATTTTATCGTCGAAAAGGCGCCGGAAGAAGCGAATTTAATCAAGTTGTCTCGAGATATCAATAACTCCATGCCTGATTTTGTCGTAGAACAAGTAGAGAAATTGACGGCGGAATTGGCGAAACCGACGATTGCTCTTTGTGGACTGACTTACAAAGGCAACATTGACGATATCCGCGAAAGTCCGGCTCTTGAAGTAGTAGAAAAATTGATGCAAAATCCGCGCTATGAAATCCGGATTCACGATCCGCACGTTCAACCGGATCAAGTGCCATTTACGCTGTTGCCGTTTGAAGAAGCGATTCAAGATGCTCATCTTGTTGTGATTTTAGCGGATCACAATGAATTCAAACAGCTGGATCCTGCCGTATTGAAACAACGTATGAAAACGCCGGTAGTGTTTGATACGAAAAATTGCACGAATCTAAAAGACGCTGAGGGGATCACCCTTCATCGAATCGGCGATTTGACCAAATTAAAAGCAATTCAGGAATAA
- the murJ gene encoding murein biosynthesis integral membrane protein MurJ, giving the protein MSLKKTAIWLTILAFIVKLSGFLRESIIAREFGVSHLTDGYILAFSFISLAMDMISGGFNNVFLPLYVSHSKMNAKQTERNANGVMNFTVLLFLVITVIGYFFVPDIVPFIYGHMAPQTEKVAVAITQFFFLFMSLVALSGILDSYLQAHRVFVPSQFAKLVQPLTSALFALVFSSYWGINSLAYGFIIGTFIGVVIQFSYLYRTGFRWQPTLHVDATFRKTFLVLLIPSLLNSVVSQTNLFVDKAFASSIPGAATYLNYASLMTSVPHNIYATSIAAIIFTLLSEQLDDPEKFQDIFYTGMQISLVTLLPITAGIYLVGQEAIAFLFQRGKFTAMDTHYTYMALVCFLPIIVTQGMQYIVSKAMYALGKTKIIFRVTVTTILLNALLDWILIKPLGYKGLALSSSIVSFYYLIVTAIVIYKDFHPSQKVRLFRLIVKALPPTIVMSVVLIAIKETLPLYHLYPLWQILILVPLGVVFYVAGLYLFYREGFYQMLNFLKRKKRAV; this is encoded by the coding sequence ATGTCCTTGAAAAAAACAGCCATTTGGCTGACTATTTTAGCTTTCATTGTTAAACTGTCGGGATTCCTGAGAGAAAGCATTATTGCGCGGGAATTTGGAGTCAGTCATCTGACGGACGGTTATATTCTTGCTTTCTCTTTTATCAGCCTGGCAATGGACATGATTTCCGGCGGTTTTAACAATGTTTTTTTGCCGCTGTACGTCAGCCATTCCAAAATGAACGCTAAACAAACGGAACGAAATGCGAATGGCGTCATGAATTTTACGGTTCTGCTTTTCCTCGTGATTACAGTGATCGGCTATTTCTTTGTTCCTGACATCGTGCCGTTCATTTATGGCCACATGGCACCACAGACAGAAAAAGTCGCTGTGGCTATCACTCAATTTTTCTTTTTATTTATGAGTTTAGTGGCATTAAGCGGAATTTTAGATTCCTATTTACAGGCGCATCGGGTGTTCGTCCCTTCACAATTCGCTAAGCTTGTCCAGCCGTTGACCAGTGCGCTTTTCGCTCTGGTGTTTTCCAGCTATTGGGGAATTAACAGTTTAGCTTACGGGTTTATCATCGGAACTTTCATCGGCGTGGTCATCCAATTCAGCTATCTGTATCGAACGGGATTCCGTTGGCAGCCTACTCTTCATGTAGATGCGACATTTCGGAAAACGTTTCTGGTGCTTTTGATCCCTTCGCTGTTAAACTCGGTTGTCAGCCAAACCAATCTGTTTGTCGATAAGGCGTTTGCTTCTAGCATTCCGGGGGCGGCTACTTATTTAAATTACGCATCGCTTATGACATCCGTCCCGCATAATATTTACGCCACTTCGATTGCGGCGATTATCTTTACGCTTTTATCCGAACAATTGGATGATCCGGAAAAGTTTCAAGATATTTTTTATACAGGAATGCAAATTTCTCTGGTTACCCTATTGCCCATTACGGCAGGAATTTATTTAGTCGGACAAGAAGCAATCGCTTTTTTATTCCAAAGAGGAAAATTTACAGCGATGGACACGCACTACACTTATATGGCGCTTGTTTGCTTTCTGCCCATTATTGTTACGCAAGGCATGCAATATATCGTTTCTAAAGCCATGTACGCCTTGGGGAAAACAAAAATCATTTTCAGAGTGACCGTTACGACGATCCTGCTGAACGCACTGTTGGACTGGATTTTAATCAAACCATTAGGATATAAAGGGCTTGCTTTATCCAGTTCCATCGTTTCCTTCTATTACTTGATCGTCACGGCCATTGTGATTTATAAGGATTTTCATCCGTCCCAAAAAGTGCGGCTATTTCGATTGATCGTAAAAGCTTTACCGCCGACTATTGTGATGTCGGTCGTACTGATCGCCATAAAGGAAACGCTGCCGCTTTATCATCTTTATCCTTTATGGCAGATCCTGATTTTGGTGCCGCTCGGAGTCGTCTTTTACGTCGCAGGGCTGTATCTGTTTTATCGGGAAGGTTTCTACCAAATGCTGAATTTCTTAAAAAGAAAAAAACGTGCCGTTTAA
- a CDS encoding alpha-glucoside-specific PTS transporter subunit IIBC, which produces MMQKIQRFGGAMFVPVLLFPFAGILVGLATLFKNPDIMGSIADPHSMWSKIWTVVEEGGWTVFRQMPLLFVIGIPIGLAKKAHARACMEALVTYLTFNYFISAILTIWGDQFGVDFHQEINGFNGLTMIAGIKTLDTNIIGAIAISSIVVFLHNRFFDTKLPDFLGIFQGSSFVVIVAFFLMLPVSLITCYAWPMVQHGVASLQGFLSSSGVFGVWLYTFLERILIPTGLHHFIYGPFIYGPAVTEGGIAKHWIEHLQDYATSAHSLKEMFPQGGFSLHGMSKIFGIPGIAAAMYVTAKPEKRKQIFGLLLSATLTSIIAGITEPIEFTFLFIAPWLFAVHAVLAATMSATMYAFGVVGNMGGGLLEIASSNWIPLFKYHSTTYLTQWGIGLAFTAIYFFVFRYLILKFNIPTPGREKDDVTETRLYTKADYKAKKQSGDLVANEYAAQAAQYLEALGGPENIVEVTNCATRLRVSVKDESKITTDSVFKSAGAHGIVRNGKAIQVIVGLSVPQVREQFEKILAEESSKTG; this is translated from the coding sequence ATGATGCAAAAAATCCAGCGTTTTGGCGGGGCTATGTTTGTTCCGGTGCTGCTTTTTCCATTTGCCGGAATACTTGTAGGGTTGGCGACATTGTTTAAAAATCCCGACATCATGGGATCCATCGCCGATCCGCATAGCATGTGGTCTAAAATCTGGACTGTCGTGGAAGAAGGAGGTTGGACCGTTTTTCGGCAAATGCCGTTATTATTTGTCATAGGAATCCCAATTGGTTTAGCCAAAAAAGCGCATGCACGAGCATGTATGGAAGCTCTTGTTACCTATTTAACCTTTAACTATTTTATTAGCGCAATCTTAACTATTTGGGGAGATCAGTTTGGGGTGGATTTTCACCAAGAAATCAATGGCTTCAACGGTTTGACAATGATTGCCGGGATTAAAACCCTAGATACAAACATCATTGGGGCAATCGCTATTTCTTCTATCGTGGTTTTCCTGCATAATCGTTTTTTTGATACGAAATTGCCTGACTTTCTCGGGATTTTCCAAGGATCCTCTTTTGTTGTCATTGTTGCCTTTTTTCTCATGCTTCCCGTTTCTTTAATTACTTGCTATGCTTGGCCCATGGTTCAACATGGCGTTGCCTCTTTACAAGGATTTTTATCAAGTTCCGGAGTATTTGGGGTGTGGTTATATACCTTCTTAGAGCGCATTCTGATCCCAACCGGTTTGCATCATTTTATTTACGGTCCTTTTATTTATGGCCCTGCCGTTACGGAAGGAGGAATCGCCAAACATTGGATCGAGCATCTGCAAGATTACGCAACATCTGCCCACTCGCTGAAAGAGATGTTCCCACAAGGAGGATTCTCTCTACATGGCATGTCTAAAATCTTTGGTATACCAGGTATCGCAGCCGCTATGTATGTGACTGCAAAACCCGAAAAAAGAAAACAAATTTTCGGACTTTTACTATCTGCCACTTTAACTTCCATTATTGCAGGCATTACTGAGCCCATCGAGTTTACATTTTTATTTATTGCTCCTTGGTTATTTGCCGTACATGCTGTGCTTGCGGCTACTATGTCCGCCACTATGTATGCATTTGGTGTTGTCGGAAATATGGGGGGAGGACTGCTTGAGATAGCTAGTTCAAACTGGATTCCATTATTTAAGTATCATAGTACAACGTATTTAACACAATGGGGAATTGGTTTAGCTTTTACAGCTATTTATTTCTTTGTTTTCCGATATCTAATTCTGAAATTTAATATTCCGACTCCAGGACGCGAAAAAGATGATGTAACAGAAACTAGATTGTATACAAAAGCTGATTACAAGGCGAAAAAGCAAAGCGGTGATCTAGTAGCCAACGAATATGCAGCCCAAGCAGCCCAATATTTAGAAGCACTAGGCGGCCCGGAAAATATTGTGGAGGTTACAAATTGTGCCACACGTCTTCGCGTAAGTGTGAAAGACGAATCAAAAATCACAACGGATAGTGTATTCAAATCCGCTGGAGCACATGGTATCGTTCGTAACGGAAAAGCCATTCAAGTCATTGTGGGTTTATCCGTTCCTCAAGTACGAGAACAATTTGAAAAAATATTAGCTGAAGAAAGCAGCAAAACTGGATGA
- a CDS encoding 6-phospho-alpha-glucosidase, with product MKKFSIVIAGGGSTFTAGIVLMLLDHLDQFPIRKLKFYDNDKERQDIIAGACEVILREKAPDIQFIATTDPKEAFTDVDFVMAHIRVGKYAMRELDEKIPLKYGVVGQETCGPGGIAYGMRSIGGVLELIDYMEKYSPNAWMLNYSNPAAIVAEATRRLRPNSKVLNICDMPVGIENRMAQILGLSSRKEMTVRYYGLNHFGWWTDIRDKDGYDLMPKLKEHVAKYGYVVKNDDAETSWNDTFLKARDVFAVDPDTLPNTYLKYYLYPDYVVEHSNPNYTRANEVMDGREKFVFSECQKVIENQSTEGCALHVDEHASYIVDLARAIAYNTHERMLLIVENKGAISNFDPTAMVEIPCIVGSNGPEPLSIGEIPQFQKGLMEQQVSVEKLVVEAWITKSYQKLWQALTLSKTVPSAKVAKEILDELMEANKEYWPELHKEEVTV from the coding sequence ATGAAAAAATTTTCTATTGTTATTGCTGGTGGAGGAAGCACTTTTACAGCTGGGATTGTATTAATGCTATTAGATCATTTAGACCAATTTCCGATCCGTAAATTAAAATTTTATGACAATGATAAAGAACGACAAGATATCATAGCCGGAGCCTGCGAAGTTATTTTAAGAGAAAAGGCCCCAGATATTCAATTTATTGCTACTACAGATCCTAAAGAAGCATTTACAGATGTCGATTTTGTCATGGCTCATATTCGAGTAGGAAAATATGCCATGAGGGAATTAGATGAAAAAATTCCATTGAAATATGGAGTGGTAGGGCAAGAAACATGCGGACCAGGTGGAATTGCATATGGCATGCGTTCAATCGGCGGAGTGTTAGAGTTAATTGATTATATGGAAAAATATTCTCCCAATGCATGGATGCTCAATTACTCCAACCCGGCAGCCATTGTAGCAGAAGCCACCCGACGTTTACGTCCCAACTCAAAAGTGTTAAATATATGCGATATGCCTGTAGGTATCGAAAATCGAATGGCACAAATTTTGGGGTTATCTTCTCGTAAAGAAATGACCGTTCGATATTATGGTTTAAACCATTTTGGATGGTGGACGGATATTCGCGATAAAGATGGATATGATTTAATGCCTAAGTTAAAAGAACATGTCGCAAAATACGGATATGTTGTAAAAAATGATGATGCGGAGACCAGCTGGAATGATACGTTCTTAAAAGCGCGTGATGTTTTCGCTGTGGATCCGGACACTTTGCCAAACACATACTTAAAATATTATCTATATCCAGATTACGTAGTAGAACATTCTAATCCGAATTATACAAGAGCCAATGAAGTGATGGATGGCCGTGAAAAATTCGTATTTTCAGAGTGCCAAAAAGTCATTGAAAATCAATCAACTGAAGGATGCGCCCTTCATGTGGATGAACATGCCTCCTATATTGTGGATTTAGCCCGTGCCATTGCTTATAACACACATGAAAGAATGTTATTAATTGTTGAAAACAAAGGAGCTATTTCCAATTTCGATCCAACCGCCATGGTTGAAATTCCTTGTATCGTAGGCAGCAACGGTCCTGAACCGCTGTCCATCGGCGAAATACCACAATTTCAAAAAGGATTAATGGAACAACAAGTCTCTGTTGAAAAATTAGTAGTGGAAGCGTGGATCACAAAATCTTATCAAAAATTATGGCAGGCCTTAACTTTATCCAAAACTGTTCCTAGCGCTAAGGTGGCGAAGGAAATATTGGATGAATTAATGGAAGCGAATAAAGAGTATTGGCCTGAACTGCATAAAGAAGAAGTCACAGTGTAA
- a CDS encoding MurR/RpiR family transcriptional regulator translates to MKIEELINKHYNQLHDNDLHILKYILNNKSSCYELGINSLAEKCNVSRSSILRLAQKLGFSGYSEFRVFLKWQDQKDPNIHKSGVEILRNDILETLKYVKNTDFSEICRLIYHTEKIFVYGTGTAQLNCAFDLQRMFLPVQKYFHVIQAQTEFEMIIKDLTLNDLIIIISFSGDTPSIFPAVQSLVAKGIPFISVTNLKNNRLARMTPYNLYAYSSCNELKDGTKLNTFSSFFIVGEMLFHHYVDFIKQKESDQNDEQGSIH, encoded by the coding sequence ATGAAAATTGAAGAGTTGATCAATAAGCATTATAACCAACTCCATGATAATGACCTTCATATTTTAAAATATATTTTAAACAACAAAAGCTCCTGCTATGAATTAGGAATCAATAGTTTAGCAGAGAAATGTAATGTTTCTCGCTCATCCATTTTACGATTAGCACAAAAACTAGGCTTTAGCGGGTATAGCGAGTTTCGAGTATTTTTGAAATGGCAAGACCAAAAAGATCCGAATATCCACAAAAGTGGAGTGGAAATTTTAAGAAACGATATTCTTGAAACATTAAAATATGTGAAGAATACAGATTTTTCCGAAATATGCCGTTTGATCTATCATACTGAAAAAATATTTGTTTACGGAACAGGAACCGCTCAATTAAATTGTGCTTTCGATTTACAACGAATGTTTCTTCCCGTGCAGAAATATTTCCATGTGATCCAAGCACAAACTGAGTTTGAAATGATCATCAAAGATTTAACATTGAACGATTTGATCATCATCATTTCGTTTTCTGGTGACACTCCATCCATTTTTCCAGCCGTTCAATCGTTAGTCGCAAAAGGAATCCCGTTTATTTCCGTCACGAATTTAAAAAACAATCGATTGGCAAGAATGACTCCATACAATTTATATGCCTATAGTTCATGCAATGAACTAAAGGATGGAACAAAACTGAATACGTTTTCTTCTTTCTTTATTGTTGGTGAAATGCTTTTTCACCATTATGTAGATTTTATAAAACAAAAAGAAAGTGATCAAAACGATGAACAAGGATCCATTCATTGA
- a CDS encoding PTS sugar transporter subunit IIA, with product MLKNVFRKRAKKVIEELYSPLSGEVIPLEHVPDPVFAQKMMGDGLAIIPSSGKVVSPTNGKIVKIFPTKHAIGLLSDKGLEILIHIGLDTVELNGEGFEVFVQNGQIVKTGEPLLKVDLEYLERKNKEIVTPVIITNILEKVESLEYAAHHVVTKGEILLTCHVKMWEKESL from the coding sequence ATGTTAAAAAATGTATTTCGTAAAAGAGCCAAAAAAGTGATTGAAGAATTATATTCTCCACTAAGCGGAGAAGTGATACCATTAGAGCACGTCCCTGACCCTGTGTTTGCTCAAAAAATGATGGGTGACGGTTTAGCCATTATCCCAAGTAGCGGAAAAGTGGTTTCTCCAACCAATGGGAAAATCGTGAAAATCTTCCCTACAAAACACGCCATAGGTCTCCTCTCAGATAAAGGATTGGAAATCCTTATACATATTGGCTTAGATACAGTAGAATTAAATGGAGAAGGATTTGAAGTATTCGTTCAAAATGGACAAATCGTAAAAACCGGAGAGCCTTTATTAAAGGTGGATTTGGAGTATTTAGAAAGAAAGAATAAAGAAATAGTAACTCCTGTGATCATTACAAACATACTTGAAAAAGTGGAAAGTTTGGAATACGCCGCTCATCACGTCGTAACAAAAGGAGAAATTTTGCTGACATGTCATGTGAAAATGTGGGAAAAAGAATCTCTTTAA
- a CDS encoding EamA family transporter: MTPINFVLILVNTLILVSGQFLWKYGMMKSGQSFSSLLGILKLLLSPYILTGLILYGAATVLWLFILSKVPLSVAYPIQSLAYVFALFGAYFFFGETLTSWKIAGVLLIVAGVAMISVHSGR, translated from the coding sequence ATGACGCCGATTAATTTTGTGCTGATATTGGTCAACACTCTCATATTGGTGAGCGGACAATTTTTATGGAAATACGGGATGATGAAAAGCGGCCAAAGTTTTTCCTCTCTTTTGGGGATTTTGAAGCTGCTGCTATCGCCGTATATATTGACCGGTTTGATTTTGTACGGGGCTGCTACGGTGTTGTGGCTGTTTATTTTATCGAAAGTTCCGTTAAGCGTGGCGTACCCGATCCAATCGCTTGCCTACGTGTTTGCATTGTTTGGGGCCTATTTCTTCTTCGGAGAAACGCTGACGAGTTGGAAAATAGCAGGCGTGCTGCTCATTGTGGCAGGCGTAGCCATGATTAGCGTTCATAGCGGAAGATAA
- a CDS encoding DUF2304 domain-containing protein, which translates to MGFVQIISIVMAVLFFVQVVWLTSKNKLQDQQAFLWLVLSVAAILIACLLPVLNRLARAVGISYMPSFIFVAAFFVVLTLLMYHTIVLSKQQAKLTKVIQELAYVEKELEDLKHSLRAEKEERHDAD; encoded by the coding sequence ATGGGGTTTGTGCAAATCATTTCGATTGTCATGGCCGTGTTGTTTTTCGTGCAAGTCGTGTGGCTAACTTCCAAAAATAAACTGCAGGATCAGCAGGCGTTCCTTTGGCTGGTTTTGTCTGTTGCGGCGATCTTGATTGCATGTTTGCTTCCGGTTTTAAATCGATTGGCACGGGCCGTTGGCATTTCGTATATGCCGTCTTTTATTTTTGTGGCGGCTTTTTTCGTCGTGCTGACTTTGCTGATGTATCATACGATTGTTTTATCCAAACAGCAGGCAAAGTTGACCAAAGTCATTCAAGAACTGGCCTATGTAGAAAAAGAACTGGAAGATCTGAAACATTCGCTCAGAGCGGAAAAGGAGGAACGCCATGACGCCGATTAA
- a CDS encoding glycosyltransferase family 2 protein — protein MEKILIIIPAYNEEDTIHHTVNRLRNSCSYDFIVVNDGSTDRTEEILNEHQIPHISLAANLGIGGAMQTGYIYAYRNGYDYAIQLDADGQHDPKDLEKLVQAITGSDYDMVIGSRFVEKTGYKGSWIRRLGIYYFYYMLKWIAHIKVTDPTSGYRIVNRKVMKEFVRHYPVDYPEVEVLVKLAHQHFKIKEIKVEMNERQGGQSSITPFRSIYYMLKVTFFSLIRSVF, from the coding sequence ATGGAAAAAATCTTGATAATCATCCCTGCCTACAACGAAGAGGACACGATACACCATACTGTAAACCGGCTTCGAAACTCCTGCAGCTATGATTTTATTGTCGTGAATGATGGGTCCACCGATCGGACGGAAGAAATTTTAAACGAACATCAAATTCCCCATATCAGTCTGGCGGCGAATCTTGGAATCGGCGGAGCGATGCAAACCGGCTATATTTATGCGTACAGGAACGGATACGATTATGCGATCCAATTGGATGCCGACGGCCAACATGATCCGAAAGACTTGGAAAAATTAGTGCAGGCCATCACCGGCTCCGATTACGATATGGTCATCGGGTCTCGATTTGTGGAAAAAACCGGGTATAAAGGCAGTTGGATCAGGAGATTGGGCATTTATTATTTTTATTATATGTTAAAATGGATTGCTCACATTAAAGTAACCGATCCGACATCGGGCTACCGCATTGTCAACCGCAAAGTAATGAAAGAGTTTGTCCGCCACTATCCGGTTGACTATCCGGAAGTGGAAGTATTGGTGAAATTGGCGCACCAGCATTTCAAAATAAAAGAGATTAAAGTGGAAATGAATGAACGGCAAGGCGGACAATCTTCCATTACACCGTTTCGATCCATTTACTATATGTTAAAAGTCACGTTTTTTTCTTTAATTCGATCGGTTTTTTAA